Part of the Nitrospiria bacterium genome, GAGCTGCCATGGTCTGGCAATGAGGAATCCCAAGCCACCTTACCATTGATCAAAACCTCCTTCATCGGAGGATTTATACGAAGGATGTACTCAACAGCTTCGGCAAGTTCATTGCTTGTGGACCTGTTAAACGATTGGTGAATTCTATTTGCGAATTCGGTCCAGTCGGGCCTTATTTGATTTTGGTCACCTTGTGCAAATCCCGCGTGTTTCAACGCATACTCAAATCGAGCGAACACCAGAAAAAATTTAAGCAGTAAATCTTTGTCCACACGGACTTCACTTAAATTTTGCATGATGGCGGCTTAGCTCCACTGATCGCGTAGAAATAGCCGAGGGACGGTGATTATTAGGGCCAGAGTACTTTTCTCATCTCAGGGTAGTTCCCCACTCTCCCGAAGATTTTAGAGTGACATGGCAAAAACAGAAATTTGCAGGAGGTAGGGTGAAAGTTGTTCCGGAAATTCTCATCCCTGCAATGCATACGGCGGCCTCGCGGCGGTGCCTGGATCAAATTAAGATTATGCAGTCACTTGGCAGGACAGATGGGCGGAGTATACTAAAAACGCCTTAAAAGGACAAGCATGTACGGGGGCCTATCTTAGAAATTCCGGGCGAACACAGGGGGTTCGCCCCTACGAAACCACCCTCCCGGCCCCTATATATATAATGATGCAGACTCAATATATTCGTCCTTTTGATCGATTATTTCACCCCGTCTTTCCCTGAAAAATATCCGGCACGGTGGTTTTCTATTGAACCCAAATGCGCCGTTTCGGTTTAGAAATTGGTTTAATCAACTGATTAAGGTGTATAGTGGAGGGTGAGGCCGAGCGTGAACGCGACAGCCGGCGGGATCATGAGCGTGGCGTCCCGTCCATTGAAACCCAACGATCCGGGAGGCGACAGATGAAAATTACGGCCATGCTTCTGGCCAATGCGGCCAACAGTACGGGCGACGGAAGGATCAACCTGCTCGGCGCGGGGTTTGATCAATGGCCCCGGAAGCAGTTTCCGTCGAAAGCCGAAGTGACCGTATTTCTAAGAATTGAAATTCTTTCCACGGAGGCCGGGACCCACGCCATCGCGCTTGATCTGATCAATGGGGACGGCCAGGAGGTCATTCCGAGAATACAGGGCATGTTCACCATTCCCAGCGGTCCTCCCTTCTATCGATACCTGAATCTGACCTACAATCTGAGATTCGAATTTCCCTCCCCCGGTGAATATAGCTTCCGCGCGGTGATTAACGGGAGGGACGAATCGTCCTGTCCAATCCGGGCCGTTCTTATTCCGGCCGAAAGTGTTTCCGAGCCGCCGCCTCAGAACTAGCCGACCCAACGACCGGGGCGGCGGGGGTCGCCGTTTAAGCCGGGTCTATAGGTGAAATAAATTAGTTGACTTGTCCGGTATCTTTCTGTTAGATTAACGCCAGCTTTGTTTCGGGAGTTTTGAAGGTCTGATGAACCGCAGAGTCTTTCACAAGGCCCTGCGGTTTTTTTATGTCGCTTTCATAGAATCTGAAGTAAGGCGAATATTATAAGAAGGGGGGGATTAACAAGATGGCAAAAGGAAAAGTAAAGTGGTTCAATGCCGGCAAAGGCTTTGGATTCATCGAGCAGGAATCGGGCGGAGATGTTTTCGTCCATTTCTCAGCGATCCAGGACGAAGGCTATAAGTCGCTTGACGAGGGCCAAGCCGTGGAATTTGAAGTGACCCAGGGACCGAAAGGCGCCCAGGCCACGAACGTCGTTAAGATTCAGTAAACCCGACGCATAAACGAAAAGGCCTCCCGATTTCGGTCGGGAGGCCTTTTTTGTTTTCTCCTTAAATGCCGGAGGCCGCGATCAAGTCAGCGGGAAGGCCGCCGGTCGTCCCCCTCAACGATGGTCGCCGTGGTCGTCCCCCTGCCCGTGCGCTTCCTTGAACATTTGAGGGACATAATCCGGCAGGTCGTTGTCGTCGAAGGCAAACACATAGAACTGGTTCGGGTTGGCG contains:
- a CDS encoding cold-shock protein; protein product: MAKGKVKWFNAGKGFGFIEQESGGDVFVHFSAIQDEGYKSLDEGQAVEFEVTQGPKGAQATNVVKIQ